One window of Candidatus Macondimonas diazotrophica genomic DNA carries:
- a CDS encoding cobalt-precorrin-5B (C(1))-methyltransferase yields MMSKTRTRGTRTGFTTGACSAAAARAATLGLMRGVVPETVECLLPNGEEVRFPVCEGGFEGGIARAVVVKDAGDDPDCTHGAHLTAAVGPLPAAPGEVWLKGGPGIGVVTLPGLGLPVGEAAINPVPRRNIESNVRIAAGDLLRILGLEVTLSVPEGEAMARKTLNARLGIVGGISILGTTGIVRPYSTAAFRASVIQGVEVAVAQGQDTVVLTTGGRTEKFVIQELPDLAPACFVQMGDFLRYALDTAVRTGIRHVVIGGMVGKLTKMAQGETITHAGRAEVDMNLLAGLAAGCGAPAAVCADIRAAETARYAAERMAELGLAAAFHHALACAVIDTLVGRYPRRFTLRVLVCDFDGHKMAEEYHDGRC; encoded by the coding sequence ATGATGTCCAAGACCCGAACCCGAGGGACGCGCACCGGTTTCACCACTGGCGCGTGCAGCGCCGCTGCGGCAAGGGCGGCGACCCTGGGGCTGATGCGCGGGGTCGTGCCCGAGACGGTGGAGTGTCTGCTGCCCAATGGCGAGGAGGTGCGCTTTCCCGTCTGCGAGGGCGGCTTCGAAGGCGGCATCGCCCGGGCCGTGGTCGTCAAGGATGCCGGTGATGATCCGGACTGTACCCACGGCGCCCACCTCACCGCTGCGGTGGGTCCCCTCCCCGCAGCGCCGGGCGAGGTATGGCTCAAGGGCGGCCCTGGCATCGGCGTCGTCACACTGCCTGGGCTGGGCCTGCCGGTCGGTGAGGCGGCGATCAATCCCGTGCCGCGCCGCAACATCGAATCCAACGTTCGCATCGCGGCCGGCGATCTGCTGCGCATCCTCGGCCTGGAGGTGACGCTCTCGGTTCCCGAAGGTGAGGCCATGGCGCGCAAGACCCTGAACGCCCGTCTCGGCATCGTCGGGGGTATCTCCATCCTCGGCACCACCGGCATCGTACGCCCCTACTCCACGGCCGCGTTTCGCGCCAGCGTGATCCAGGGCGTCGAGGTGGCGGTGGCGCAGGGACAGGATACCGTGGTGCTGACCACGGGTGGCCGCACGGAGAAGTTCGTCATTCAGGAACTGCCTGATTTGGCACCAGCCTGTTTTGTCCAGATGGGGGACTTTCTGCGCTATGCCCTCGACACGGCGGTCCGCACCGGCATCCGGCACGTGGTGATCGGCGGCATGGTCGGCAAGCTCACCAAGATGGCCCAGGGCGAAACCATCACTCACGCCGGACGCGCCGAGGTGGACATGAATCTACTGGCCGGACTCGCCGCAGGCTGCGGCGCGCCGGCAGCCGTCTGCGCAGACATCCGGGCGGCGGAAACGGCGCGTTATGCCGCCGAGCGCATGGCTGAACTGGGCCTGGCGGCAGCCTTTCACCACGCTTTGGCCTGCGCCGTGATCGACACGCTCGTCGGGCGCTACCCCAGGCGATTCACCCTGCGGGTTCTGGTCTGTGACTTCGACGGCCACAAGATGGCCGAGGAATACCATGATGGACGCTGCTGA
- the cbiE gene encoding precorrin-6y C5,15-methyltransferase (decarboxylating) subunit CbiE, producing MDAAEHRACPPGPEPHPRCRIIGVLDDGPASLGARALDHLAHADLVIGAARTLALFAGHLPAQAERRDLTGRLRAVPMWIRSALGEGRRVVVLATGDPLCHGIAAYLQAHLCIDACEVLPNVSTVQLACARLGLPWHDLKIVSVHGRDCGEWLPDADPDHGLYPLRHALEQAERLAIFTSPDNGPDRIARMLVAAGVDADWHMAVAERLLQAGERVRADCTIAEAAQMRFADPNVVLLWRATPRPRPVRFGLPDESYQPRQPDKGLITKREVRALVLARLQLRTDSIVWDIGAGSGSVGLEAAQLCPDGYVYAIEKNAEDAVIAARNGARLGVHNYALAHAKAPQGMAHWPAPDAVFIGGSGGELDTLIRIALMRLKPDGVLVMSFVTFENLGAALATLKALGAVWDITQLQAARSRPLLDMHRLAAENPVWVVCATPGATDD from the coding sequence ATGGACGCTGCTGAACATCGGGCTTGCCCGCCCGGCCCCGAACCGCACCCCCGTTGCCGCATCATCGGCGTGCTGGACGACGGCCCTGCCAGCCTGGGCGCGCGGGCACTGGATCATCTGGCGCATGCGGATCTGGTGATCGGCGCGGCGCGCACGCTGGCGCTGTTCGCCGGGCACCTGCCCGCACAGGCCGAGCGGCGCGACCTGACCGGCCGGCTGCGCGCGGTGCCGATGTGGATTCGCTCGGCGCTGGGCGAAGGACGGCGCGTCGTCGTGCTGGCGACGGGCGATCCACTGTGCCATGGCATCGCCGCGTACCTGCAGGCGCATCTGTGCATCGATGCGTGCGAGGTGCTACCGAATGTGTCCACGGTGCAACTGGCCTGCGCGCGGTTGGGGCTGCCGTGGCACGACCTGAAGATCGTCTCGGTGCACGGCCGCGATTGCGGGGAATGGTTGCCCGATGCCGATCCGGACCACGGCCTCTACCCGCTACGGCATGCCCTGGAACAGGCCGAAAGGCTGGCCATTTTCACCAGCCCCGACAACGGCCCGGACCGGATTGCCCGCATGCTGGTGGCCGCGGGGGTCGACGCGGACTGGCACATGGCGGTCGCCGAGCGGCTGCTGCAGGCCGGAGAGCGCGTGCGCGCCGACTGCACCATTGCCGAGGCGGCGCAGATGCGCTTCGCAGACCCGAACGTCGTGCTGCTCTGGCGCGCCACGCCACGGCCGCGACCGGTACGGTTTGGTCTGCCCGATGAGTCCTATCAGCCGCGCCAGCCGGACAAGGGGCTGATCACCAAACGTGAAGTGCGCGCGCTGGTGCTCGCGCGCTTGCAGCTGCGCACCGACAGCATCGTCTGGGACATCGGTGCGGGCTCCGGGAGTGTGGGTCTGGAGGCGGCGCAGCTCTGCCCGGACGGCTATGTCTATGCCATCGAGAAGAACGCCGAGGATGCCGTTATCGCCGCCCGCAACGGCGCGCGGCTGGGTGTGCACAACTACGCCCTGGCTCACGCCAAGGCGCCGCAAGGCATGGCGCACTGGCCTGCGCCCGACGCTGTCTTCATCGGCGGCTCGGGCGGCGAACTGGACACGCTCATCCGCATCGCGCTGATGCGTCTGAAGCCGGATGGTGTTCTGGTGATGAGCTTCGTCACCTTCGAAAACCTCGGCGCCGCACTGGCCACGCTGAAGGCATTGGGCGCAGTGTGGGACATCACGCAACTGCAGGCCGCACGCAGCCGCCCTTTGCTCGACATGCACCGCCTCGCCGCCGAGAACCCGGTATGGGTCGTGTGCGCCACACCCGGAGCGACCGATGACTGA
- the cobI gene encoding precorrin-2 C(20)-methyltransferase, whose protein sequence is MTEPGTLYGLSLGPGDPALITRRAWTLLHGEALWAYPVRRKGGASYALDIVRRAGLAVPPDATALQFPMTHDATRLTRYWLAAAYTVQAHLAVGRDVCFLVEGDASTYSTFGHLARTLAALEPAARIVTVPGVSAYHAAAARLGMPLADTDEAIAIVPAAYGIDTVEALLDGFDTLVLLKVKPLLDPLIALLSRRGLLAHTRFIEKIGTPEERTVCDVTRLCNTEVNYLSLLLVRNPYRARGPMVRGCRRKSSTPEPPP, encoded by the coding sequence ATGACTGAACCGGGCACGCTCTATGGTCTGTCCCTCGGTCCCGGCGATCCGGCACTCATCACCCGCCGCGCCTGGACACTGCTGCACGGCGAAGCCCTGTGGGCCTACCCGGTGCGCCGCAAAGGCGGCGCCAGCTATGCGCTGGACATCGTCCGGCGCGCCGGACTCGCGGTACCGCCGGACGCCACCGCGCTGCAGTTTCCCATGACCCACGATGCCACACGTCTGACCCGCTATTGGCTTGCCGCGGCTTACACGGTGCAGGCGCATCTGGCCGTCGGACGGGATGTCTGTTTTCTGGTGGAAGGCGACGCCTCGACCTATTCCACCTTCGGCCATCTGGCCCGCACGCTGGCCGCGCTCGAGCCGGCAGCACGCATCGTGACGGTTCCGGGAGTGAGCGCCTATCACGCCGCCGCGGCCCGGCTGGGCATGCCGCTGGCCGATACCGACGAGGCCATTGCCATCGTTCCGGCGGCCTACGGCATCGACACCGTCGAAGCACTACTCGATGGGTTCGACACCCTCGTACTGCTCAAGGTCAAGCCGCTGCTCGATCCGCTCATCGCACTGCTGTCGCGGCGCGGGCTGTTGGCGCACACCCGGTTCATCGAAAAGATCGGCACGCCCGAGGAACGTACGGTCTGCGACGTGACGCGGCTGTGCAATACCGAGGTGAACTATCTGTCATTGCTGCTGGTGCGCAATCCGTACCGGGCGCGCGGTCCCATGGTGCGGGGCTGCCGCCGGAAATCCTCCACCCCGGAGCCTCCCCCATGA
- a CDS encoding cobalamin biosynthesis central domain-containing protein, producing MNVDPPRVALVAITRHGAAQLVRLAPALPQAEVVVPEKFAATMADLPHCVQVYAGALSAQIGGLFTRYDQIVFFISLGAVVRLIAPHLKSKDEDPGVLVVDDAAQFVIPVLSGHVGGANAYAEQLADRLGATVVLTTASDVGATIPVDILGRELGWRLEAPKINVTRVSAHVVNGEPIAFVQEAGARNWWTRQTPLPANIVCFDRFEAVVLERFRAVLWVTHRNIDPTLWQQLAERLVVYRPPQEPACAR from the coding sequence ATGAATGTCGATCCACCCCGCGTCGCTCTCGTCGCCATCACCCGCCACGGCGCAGCCCAGCTCGTCCGGCTCGCGCCCGCTCTGCCCCAGGCGGAAGTCGTGGTCCCGGAAAAGTTCGCGGCCACCATGGCCGACCTGCCCCATTGCGTGCAGGTCTACGCCGGTGCCCTGAGTGCACAGATCGGCGGCCTGTTCACGCGCTATGACCAGATCGTGTTCTTCATTTCCCTGGGCGCGGTGGTGCGCCTGATCGCGCCGCATCTCAAGTCCAAAGACGAGGATCCGGGCGTGCTGGTGGTGGACGATGCCGCGCAATTCGTCATTCCCGTCTTGTCCGGCCACGTCGGCGGCGCCAATGCCTATGCCGAGCAGCTCGCCGACCGGCTGGGCGCCACGGTGGTCCTGACCACGGCATCAGATGTGGGGGCCACCATTCCGGTCGATATTCTCGGGCGCGAGCTCGGCTGGCGGCTGGAGGCGCCCAAAATCAATGTGACCCGGGTTTCCGCCCATGTCGTCAATGGGGAGCCGATCGCCTTCGTCCAGGAGGCCGGCGCGCGCAACTGGTGGACGCGCCAGACGCCGTTGCCCGCCAACATCGTGTGTTTCGACCGGTTCGAGGCGGTGGTGCTGGAGCGCTTTCGCGCCGTGCTGTGGGTGACGCACCGCAACATTGATCCGACGCTCTGGCAGCAGCTGGCGGAGCGGCTGGTGGTCTACCGGCCACCGCAGGAGCCGGCGTGCGCCAGGTGA
- a CDS encoding cobalamin biosynthesis protein: protein MRQVIVGLGCDRDAAIGTVRAAVDQALALAGLESTAVDAVATIDRKRDEGAILALAAERGWTLHFFSAAALAVVAVPSPSETVRRHMGTPSVAEAAALLAAGAGIEALVLEKHKHRGTDGKHATVSIARRTSA, encoded by the coding sequence GTGCGCCAGGTGATCGTCGGGTTGGGCTGCGACCGGGACGCTGCGATCGGCACCGTGCGCGCGGCGGTGGATCAGGCGCTGGCGTTGGCCGGCCTCGAATCCACCGCGGTCGATGCGGTCGCCACCATCGACCGGAAACGCGATGAGGGCGCGATTCTCGCACTGGCCGCCGAGCGCGGCTGGACGCTGCATTTCTTTAGCGCCGCGGCGCTGGCGGTCGTGGCCGTACCCAGTCCTTCGGAAACAGTGCGGCGCCACATGGGCACGCCATCAGTGGCGGAAGCGGCTGCCTTGCTCGCGGCAGGCGCTGGCATCGAGGCGCTCGTTCTCGAAAAGCACAAACACCGGGGCACCGATGGCAAGCACGCCACGGTTTCCATTGCCAGGAGGACATCGGCATGA
- the cobJ gene encoding precorrin-3B C(17)-methyltransferase, giving the protein MSKGRIFLVGFGPGAEAHMTQRAREAIAASDVVIGYATYIKLVTPLLSGKRVIRKGMTEEIDRCVEAHAHAREGRTVALISSGDIGIYGMAGPTYEVLLQAGWHPDSDIEVEVVPGATALSACAALVGAPLTHDFCAISLSDLLTPWPVIARRLEAAARADFVVALYNPKSGRRTGQIVEAQRILLRHRAPDTPVAVVKSAYRPKQSIQATRLADMADCEIGMLSTVLIGNRSTYRQAGLMITPRGYANKYDGITGALKSGERAGRSLSMGLDGWPACVRAYLSAMPSSSLSATAQAFDVSIGEVLSAIGGASATDPAGGYVAAGARPGTEIAVLEAARRWGRLRLAMHHESGIAGELQCAGDDLYTSGEQMELVTAQLRMHIDLTRIHRIWFARCGEQRRSVYGVDAAGAGVFTLSLDADDQDIDPQAAQRFDQDWRTLTHPTEMELLAHG; this is encoded by the coding sequence ATGAGCAAGGGCAGGATTTTTCTGGTCGGTTTCGGCCCGGGCGCCGAAGCGCACATGACCCAGCGGGCGCGCGAGGCCATCGCCGCTTCCGATGTGGTGATCGGCTACGCCACCTACATCAAGTTGGTCACACCCCTGCTGTCCGGCAAGCGGGTGATCCGCAAGGGCATGACCGAAGAAATCGATCGTTGTGTCGAGGCTCATGCCCACGCGCGGGAGGGCCGTACCGTCGCGCTGATCTCCTCCGGCGACATCGGCATCTACGGCATGGCCGGTCCCACCTACGAAGTCCTGCTGCAGGCCGGGTGGCATCCGGACAGCGACATCGAGGTCGAGGTCGTTCCGGGGGCAACCGCCCTGTCGGCCTGCGCCGCGCTGGTGGGCGCTCCCCTGACCCATGATTTCTGCGCCATCTCGCTCTCCGACCTGCTCACGCCCTGGCCGGTCATCGCGCGGCGGCTCGAGGCGGCCGCGCGCGCCGATTTTGTCGTGGCGCTCTACAACCCCAAGAGTGGCCGACGCACGGGACAAATCGTCGAGGCACAGCGTATCCTGCTCCGCCATCGCGCGCCGGATACCCCGGTCGCCGTGGTCAAGTCAGCCTACCGCCCGAAACAGTCGATCCAGGCCACGCGTCTGGCGGACATGGCCGACTGCGAGATCGGCATGCTGTCCACGGTGCTGATCGGCAATCGCAGCACCTACCGCCAGGCGGGGCTGATGATCACACCGCGCGGCTATGCCAACAAGTACGACGGGATCACCGGCGCGCTGAAATCCGGCGAACGGGCCGGGCGTTCGCTGAGCATGGGGCTCGACGGATGGCCGGCGTGCGTCCGGGCCTATCTGAGCGCGATGCCATCGTCCTCGCTGTCGGCGACGGCGCAGGCGTTCGATGTGTCCATAGGAGAGGTCCTCTCGGCCATCGGCGGTGCCTCGGCGACCGATCCGGCCGGCGGCTACGTGGCTGCCGGCGCGCGTCCCGGGACCGAAATCGCCGTGCTGGAGGCGGCGCGCCGCTGGGGCCGCCTGCGCCTCGCCATGCACCACGAATCGGGCATCGCGGGCGAGCTGCAGTGCGCGGGGGATGACCTGTACACCTCCGGAGAACAGATGGAACTCGTCACCGCGCAGTTGCGCATGCACATCGACCTGACCCGCATCCACCGGATCTGGTTTGCCCGCTGCGGTGAACAGCGGCGCAGCGTGTACGGCGTCGATGCCGCGGGGGCGGGCGTGTTCACGCTGTCTCTGGACGCGGATGACCAGGACATCGATCCGCAGGCGGCGCAGCGCTTCGATCAGGACTGGCGCACCCTCACCCACCCCACCGAAATGGAGTTGCTGGCGCATGGCTGA
- the bluB gene encoding 5,6-dimethylbenzimidazole synthase → MIYHRGPDGHARVADFSAADRDAVYRVIAERRDMRHFVAGSRVSEATLARLLSAAHQAPSVGLMQPWRFIRITDAGLRGRIATLVEAERTATSHILGSRAAEFLRLKVDGVRECAELLVVALAPDDGTVFGRRTLPEMDLASAACAIQNLWLAARAENLGMGWVSMFDPAALSALLELPEAARPMAILCLGPVASFYPEPMLVQENWRPAQPLSAMVFADRWAQPDPAISGNVDAQAGMAGTS, encoded by the coding sequence CTGATCTACCACCGCGGTCCGGATGGCCACGCGCGCGTGGCGGATTTCTCGGCCGCCGATCGGGATGCGGTCTACCGCGTCATCGCCGAGCGCCGCGACATGCGCCATTTCGTGGCGGGCAGCCGCGTGAGCGAAGCGACGCTTGCGCGCCTGCTCTCGGCTGCTCATCAGGCGCCATCGGTTGGACTCATGCAGCCGTGGCGCTTCATCCGCATCACCGATGCCGGCCTGCGCGGACGCATCGCGACCCTGGTCGAGGCCGAGCGCACCGCGACGTCGCATATCTTGGGATCCCGCGCCGCCGAATTTCTGCGGCTGAAGGTGGACGGCGTGCGCGAGTGCGCGGAACTGCTGGTGGTCGCCCTGGCGCCCGACGACGGCACGGTTTTCGGTCGACGTACCTTGCCGGAAATGGATCTGGCCTCGGCCGCCTGCGCCATCCAGAATCTATGGCTGGCCGCGCGCGCCGAAAATCTGGGCATGGGCTGGGTCTCGATGTTCGATCCAGCCGCGTTGTCGGCGTTGCTGGAACTCCCCGAAGCGGCCCGTCCGATGGCGATCCTGTGCCTGGGGCCAGTGGCATCCTTCTATCCCGAGCCCATGCTGGTGCAGGAAAACTGGCGGCCGGCGCAACCGCTGTCCGCGATGGTGTTCGCCGATCGCTGGGCCCAGCCCGACCCGGCGATCTCCGGAAATGTCGATGCACAGGCCGGCATGGCGGGCACGTCGTGA
- a CDS encoding cobalamin-binding protein, which yields MSSPRGARRIVCLTEETTETLYLLGAQARIVGISGFTVRPPQARREKPKVSAFTSARIDRILALEPDLVLGFSDLQADIAAQLIRAGVAVHVFNQRSVAGILEMIRLVGAMVDAADKAARLDETLRGGLAEIATSAATLPRRPRVYFEEWNDPLISGIGWVSELIGLAGGDDCFEELAASPDARGRIIADPGEVVRRAPDLIIGSWCGKRFAPEQVAARPGWAALPAVQAARLHEIKSCDILQPGPAALTDGVRQLHTLIRRWAEAAA from the coding sequence GTGAGCAGCCCGCGCGGTGCCCGGCGCATCGTCTGCCTGACCGAAGAGACCACCGAAACGCTCTACCTGCTCGGGGCGCAGGCACGCATCGTCGGCATCTCGGGCTTCACTGTGCGCCCGCCACAGGCACGCCGCGAGAAGCCGAAAGTCTCGGCCTTTACCAGCGCCCGGATCGATCGGATTCTCGCCCTCGAACCCGATCTGGTGTTGGGCTTTTCCGACCTTCAGGCCGACATCGCGGCGCAACTGATCCGCGCCGGGGTCGCGGTGCATGTCTTCAACCAGCGATCCGTCGCCGGCATCCTCGAAATGATCCGTCTGGTCGGCGCCATGGTCGATGCGGCGGACAAGGCTGCCCGTCTCGACGAGACGCTGCGCGGCGGGCTGGCCGAGATCGCCACATCGGCCGCCACCCTGCCGCGTCGGCCGCGGGTGTATTTCGAAGAATGGAACGACCCACTCATCTCGGGCATTGGCTGGGTCTCCGAACTGATCGGCCTTGCCGGCGGTGACGACTGCTTCGAGGAGCTCGCCGCATCGCCCGACGCCCGTGGCCGCATCATCGCCGATCCCGGCGAGGTGGTCCGCCGTGCCCCGGATCTGATCATCGGTTCCTGGTGCGGCAAGCGCTTCGCGCCCGAACAGGTGGCGGCACGGCCGGGTTGGGCCGCCCTCCCGGCGGTGCAGGCAGCGCGCCTTCATGAGATCAAGTCCTGCGACATCCTGCAGCCGGGCCCGGCCGCGCTTACCGATGGCGTGCGCCAGTTGCACACCCTGATCCGGCGCTGGGCCGAGGCTGCCGCGTGA
- the cbiB gene encoding adenosylcobinamide-phosphate synthase CbiB — translation MIGWVVLAALLLDAALGEPRRWHPLVGFGNLAQWLEQRLYADSRRAGTVAVALLLLPGLLLATAIATLPSPAIAEVLVLYLAIGAQSLRAHAEAVYAALGAGDLPSARQAVARLVSRDSAALDASGVAGATAESVLENGNDALFASIFWYALAGIPGVVLHRLANTLDAMWGYRNARYGRFGWAAARLDDGLNYLPARLTALSYAAAGDFCSGLRCAHRQGRHWKSPNAGPVMAAGAGSLGIRLGGPAWYDGRLQQRGVLGRGRAAQPQDIRRAQELVRRALILWLVALFGVAWIHESGLV, via the coding sequence GTGATCGGCTGGGTTGTGCTCGCCGCGCTCCTGCTCGATGCCGCACTGGGCGAACCGCGCCGGTGGCACCCCCTGGTCGGCTTCGGCAATCTGGCGCAGTGGCTGGAACAGCGCCTGTACGCCGATTCGCGGCGGGCAGGAACCGTGGCGGTGGCGCTGCTGCTCCTGCCCGGACTGCTCCTCGCCACGGCGATCGCCACCCTGCCCAGCCCGGCGATCGCCGAAGTGCTGGTGCTCTATCTCGCCATCGGGGCGCAGAGCCTGCGCGCGCATGCCGAGGCTGTGTACGCGGCCCTGGGGGCGGGCGATCTGCCCAGCGCCCGGCAGGCCGTGGCGCGTCTGGTCAGCCGCGACAGCGCCGCACTCGACGCCTCGGGGGTTGCAGGCGCAACGGCGGAATCGGTGCTCGAAAATGGCAACGATGCACTGTTCGCATCGATATTCTGGTATGCCTTGGCAGGCATACCCGGTGTCGTGCTGCATCGCCTGGCCAATACGCTGGATGCCATGTGGGGCTATCGCAATGCCCGCTACGGACGCTTCGGCTGGGCCGCGGCGCGGCTGGACGATGGACTCAACTACCTTCCCGCCCGTCTGACCGCGCTCAGCTACGCCGCCGCGGGCGATTTTTGCAGCGGGCTGCGCTGCGCGCACCGACAGGGCCGGCACTGGAAGAGTCCCAACGCCGGACCGGTGATGGCGGCGGGTGCCGGCAGCCTGGGCATTCGCCTCGGGGGACCGGCATGGTACGACGGCCGCCTGCAGCAGCGCGGCGTGCTGGGCCGTGGCCGCGCCGCACAGCCACAGGACATCCGCCGCGCCCAGGAGCTCGTGCGCCGGGCGCTCATCCTGTGGCTGGTGGCCTTGTTCGGGGTAGCGTGGATCCATGAATCCGGGCTGGTCTGA
- the cobD gene encoding threonine-phosphate decarboxylase CobD, with protein sequence MNPGWSESTAALAHGGRILAAARHYGIAPDGWLDLSTGINPHGWPVPALPSTCWQRLPEDDDGLVAAARTYYGAAHILPVAGSQAALQMLPRLRPACRVGVLTPGYAEHALAWRRAGHRVQPVSVPELPDAVAQCDVMVLISPNNPTGERFNPERLLDWHGALAARGGWLVVDEAFMDMTPETSLCAADARTGLIVLRSLGKFFGLAGLRMGFVCAVPALLDRLSAALGPWAVSTPARHVACTALADRVWQADMRKRLAADGGRLHDLLVRHGLAPTGGCDLFQWVATPLAADRHTALARQGILTRYFDQPPSLRFGLPGSEPDWARLETALLAVHGTPTGTGSP encoded by the coding sequence ATGAATCCGGGCTGGTCTGAATCCACTGCCGCCCTCGCGCATGGGGGCCGCATTCTTGCCGCGGCCCGGCACTACGGCATCGCGCCCGATGGATGGCTCGATCTGTCGACCGGCATCAATCCGCACGGCTGGCCGGTACCCGCCCTGCCGTCCACATGCTGGCAACGGCTACCCGAAGACGATGATGGTCTGGTGGCGGCTGCACGTACCTATTACGGCGCCGCGCACATCCTGCCGGTGGCGGGGTCGCAAGCCGCGCTCCAGATGCTGCCGCGCTTGCGTCCGGCCTGCCGGGTCGGTGTGCTGACTCCCGGTTACGCCGAGCACGCGCTGGCCTGGCGACGCGCTGGGCATCGGGTGCAACCGGTATCGGTTCCCGAGCTGCCGGACGCGGTGGCGCAGTGCGACGTCATGGTCCTGATTTCACCGAACAACCCGACCGGCGAGCGCTTCAATCCCGAGCGATTGCTCGACTGGCATGGCGCGCTTGCCGCGCGCGGCGGCTGGCTGGTGGTCGACGAGGCCTTCATGGACATGACGCCCGAGACGAGTCTGTGCGCCGCGGATGCGCGGACCGGACTGATCGTGCTGCGCTCGCTGGGCAAGTTCTTCGGCCTGGCCGGTCTGCGCATGGGTTTCGTCTGCGCAGTGCCGGCCCTGCTGGACCGGTTGAGCGCCGCGCTCGGTCCGTGGGCCGTGAGCACGCCGGCACGGCACGTCGCCTGCACCGCCCTGGCCGATCGGGTCTGGCAGGCGGACATGCGCAAACGCCTGGCCGCGGATGGGGGCCGGCTGCACGATCTGCTCGTGCGCCACGGCCTGGCACCCACCGGCGGCTGCGATCTGTTCCAGTGGGTGGCCACCCCACTGGCGGCCGATCGGCATACGGCGTTGGCGCGCCAGGGGATCCTCACGCGCTACTTCGATCAGCCGCCCAGCCTGCGCTTCGGACTACCGGGATCCGAACCCGACTGGGCGCGGCTCGAGACGGCGCTCCTCGCCGTCCACGGGACACCTACCGGTACGGGATCGCCATGA